cagacataaataatcttccctggcctgcatattcaccagacctaaaccccatagaaaatttatggggcctaatggttcaaaggtggcacaataacaatgaacgtactaccgaagatttggtggcacgttgcaaccaaatctggaATGCGGTTAGAGATTCACCCTTGTGTCAAAACCTTGTGGGTTTAATGGGCCGGAGGCTACAAGATGTCATCGACGCCAATGGGGGAGTAATccgctattagaattgtttattttttattttgtcatttatttatataaattttaagtttatttccTCTGGATCGTagtgtatttccgaaaaaaatgtgtcttgaaatttttccttttaacgtacgcattacaaaaaacgccgtttatgtcatcttttgtctaaagaacttttgcgacataaaaatcacttgattgttaagtgagaggtaggaaacagtcggactagttaatttctaattctcagcaaaatattattgttaataaaagtcttgaagtttagtaagttgttctacaatgttttataaattgttggtcttgtttataattgaatttaacatgtatttttttagtttttatcttaaacaattatatagccatatcaacttttgcaatttacaaaattcaatgttaatatagtgatgttttcatacaattactaaccgaattgatttatttgaaattagcaGCCTTAAACTATCCTTGCAAACTTGATATTAgatataaaattctaaatttattcgctcgacacaacgtttttattgtggatcattttttgtgaactgataaggcgccttcgctcggaatacgcatcaagcgattttgaaccttagcatggtcgaccacttttgtggccgatagtacattgtacagaaaattaccacaaagaAAAAGTCTGCATGCGCATATCATTCAGGTTTACAGATAACGccacaaataaaatatcaataactaGATTCTTTAAcgataaaatatatttataatgagtaaatacatttcttatttcaaagaaaaattcattgaaaaagaaatcagAGGCTCTTTCggaatttagaatttcacaCATCatgttcattattattattatgtcaGGTTActattttatagaaaacaaaacacaagtttaggtaacacttctttatttctctagaatcgggaatcCAATGAATTCCCTTTAAGATGCGTGGGAGTCACTCCGTgtgcatctgcttttcttccaaatgACTGACATCGTACCTTCAACATTCTTTCCACGCTTGCATCCCTTAATCATCCTCTTTgcacctccatatgtttttaggcgagatggtaaacagacctttatcttttaccacaaatgatctattttgactagtacaagtttagtccatttctaatttacaatggaaCACCAGCAGGTGTCTGTGACATTCCGCATATGCCCAAGGATAAATTACAACACTATGAGATAACATGTTTTTTACACTTACATTAAATGGATTGATAAGCAACCCCGTATTACTTTgtttatgaaagctcacatttACAAATGCATATACAGTAACCGGTGTAAAGTAGGCGccttatggatttttttaaaatttaactatcaaaaaattgtgtgcagtttcatttgaaagtgtacgtatgtttttttttcatacaacCAAGTGTGAATTATTCAGCTACCCAAATATGCAACCTTTGGCACAATTTTAACAAGATTGATCCGTAATACGGTTTGTTTGATCACGACACCGGAGCTATAGATTTAGCACGTGTAAGTCAAATGAAGGTCTTTTCATTGCTAACAAATATGATAAATAAGTActtaatattacttttatttggaaaaatcattTCAAGCAAAACAAACAGAAGTTTATATCAAACACGAATTAAGATAATGCAGTATATAAAACCATTGTACTTCATAGGTAAACaaaatcaaacatttaaaaatcgttaatATTAGTTAATGTACAGTAACACCACAATGATCGGTTTCGTTATACTTCTTTTAATTGTACTTTTGGTGGCTTATCTACCCCTAAAGCGTAAACATTCCTATTGGACTAGAAGGGGCGTACTTCAAATCGAACCCAActttttgtttggaaatttcaGAGATGTCGCACTGGGCAAAAACATCAATCCCAAAGTTATTATGGCCGCTTACAAGGCGTTCAAAAAAGCTGGTGTGCAGCACGGtaatattttcgatatttcagttttttaggTTCCCCATAAAACCGCCTTTTAGGTGGCATATACATGACGTACTGTCCTCTATGGATACCAGTAGATTTGAAACTGATCAAGCAAATCATGAATAACGACTCTTCATATTTCGCCGGTCATGGATACTTCTATAAACACAAAGATGACATACTGAGTAACAATCTGTTTAGTGCAGAAGGGAGATATTGGAAAGAATTGCGTAGCAAATTGACTCCCACTTTTACTTGTGGAAAGCTCAAGCTGATGTTCGAAATTCTCAAGATTATAGGAGATAAATTAGAGAagaaaagtaaagaaatttcTATCTAAAATCACTTTGATTACGGTAATTCAACATTTAGTGGACAATTTGTATCTTCATAAAGAACCGTTAAACGTCAAAGAAGTAGCTGCATGCTTTTCAACGGACGTAATTGCCAGTTGCTTGTTTGGTGTGGAATCCAACACTTTGAACGAGCCAAGCAACGATTTTAGAAAGTACGGCAAAAAGGTATTCGAAACAGGCTTTTTCTGGGAACTGCTGCAGATGTTCGTCAATTGGAATATGCTCAATTTCTTTGGATACTCATGGTTGAGCAAAgacgtaaacaaatttttcattaaactgGTGAAGGACATAATTC
The sequence above is drawn from the Euwallacea similis isolate ESF13 chromosome 22, ESF131.1, whole genome shotgun sequence genome and encodes:
- the LOC136416085 gene encoding probable cytochrome P450 6a14, producing MYSNTTMIGFVILLLIVLLVAYLPLKRKHSYWTRRGVLQIEPNFLFGNFRDVALGKNINPKVIMAAYKAFKKAGVQHGGIYMTYCPLWIPVDLKLIKQIMNNDSSYFAGHGYFYKHKDDILSNNLFSAEGRYWKELRSKLTPTFTCGKLKLMFEILKIIGDKLEKKMDNLYLHKEPLNVKEVAACFSTDVIASCLFGVESNTLNEPSNDFRKYGKKVFETGFFWELLQMFVNWNMLNFFGYSWLSKDVNKFFIKLVKDIIQYREQNSIIRNDFLHLLLELRKIENIKRSSSFTLNDITANVFLMYVAGFETTSSTISFLMYELAIHQDIQEKVRKEILKVLAEVPDGHLTYDHLQKMNYCDKVIQETLRRHSVASHIPRLCTTDYKIPDSNVIIQKGTNVLIPSWSIHNDTEFFPNPEQFDPENFSEESKAARPKLTFLAFGKGPRQCFGMRFAYLELKLTLVKYLKNYKYSLNEKTPKEIEYHANPITIEPKGKILLDISQI